A region from the Desulfobotulus pelophilus genome encodes:
- a CDS encoding transposase, which translates to MTYPRSTLISLESTPWYHCVCRCVRRAFLCGKDNQSGMDFNHRRGWIAERIMELSAIFSIDVAAYSVMSNHYHIILHVDENRALSWSNHEVFTRWIQLFTGPDVVRRYLAQTGDLSHSDQHQLAELAGLYRSRLFDISWFMRMLNESIARKANQEEGISGRFWEGRFKSQALLDEKAILAAMAYVDLNPVRAGMAETPEDSEYTSIKERLDALKVSSELNVPGNAPLSPLPPDDKDLGVAKGIATDRHAGPTPLSQKVRGTASRSVAGNLRKPRNTDSSSSEPSTQPSDTSPDVAPAKPRATLAPFDDLTDLSFAIPFGFHEYAELVDWTGRQLRRKKMSIREKTPPILKRLGVDAALFVSSMDTLLEQFGTAVGEPEVLRMHCKLRGLRSMPGIRCDVFFDAA; encoded by the coding sequence ATGACCTATCCCCGATCCACCCTCATCAGCCTTGAAAGCACTCCCTGGTATCACTGTGTCTGCCGCTGTGTCCGCAGGGCCTTTCTCTGTGGCAAGGATAACCAGTCCGGCATGGACTTTAACCACCGCCGGGGCTGGATCGCAGAACGCATCATGGAGCTTTCGGCCATTTTTTCCATTGATGTGGCGGCCTATTCAGTCATGAGCAACCACTACCATATTATCCTGCATGTGGATGAAAACAGGGCTTTGTCATGGTCGAATCATGAGGTTTTCACCCGCTGGATTCAGCTTTTTACAGGCCCGGATGTGGTAAGGCGTTACCTTGCACAAACCGGAGATCTGAGCCATTCGGATCAGCATCAGCTGGCAGAGCTTGCAGGCCTCTACCGGAGCCGCCTTTTTGATATTTCATGGTTCATGCGTATGCTCAATGAATCCATAGCAAGAAAAGCCAATCAGGAAGAAGGGATTTCCGGCAGGTTCTGGGAGGGACGTTTCAAAAGTCAGGCTCTTCTCGATGAAAAGGCCATACTGGCGGCCATGGCCTATGTGGATCTCAATCCTGTCCGGGCTGGCATGGCGGAAACACCCGAAGATTCAGAATATACTTCCATCAAGGAAAGGCTGGATGCCCTCAAGGTTTCTTCAGAATTAAATGTACCCGGAAATGCCCCCCTCTCCCCCCTCCCCCCAGACGACAAAGACCTTGGTGTGGCAAAAGGCATTGCAACAGATCGGCATGCCGGGCCGACACCCCTCTCCCAGAAAGTGAGAGGGACTGCCAGCCGCTCTGTTGCAGGAAATCTCCGTAAGCCCCGCAATACGGATTCCTCTTCTTCCGAACCGTCCACTCAACCATCGGATACATCCCCGGATGTCGCCCCTGCAAAACCCAGAGCTACCCTTGCCCCCTTTGACGATCTCACAGACCTTTCCTTTGCCATCCCCTTCGGATTCCATGAATATGCAGAGCTGGTGGACTGGACAGGCAGGCAACTCCGGCGAAAGAAGATGAGCATCCGTGAAAAAACTCCGCCGATTCTAAAGCGGTTAGGTGTGGATGCGGCTCTTTTTGTTTCTTCCATGGATACCCTGCTGGAGCAGTTCGGAACCGCCGTGGGTGAACCGGAAGTATTAAGGATGCACTGCAAGCTCAGGGGACTTCGTTCTATGCCTGGGATTCGGTGCGATGTCTTTTTTGATGCGGCCTGA
- a CDS encoding 4Fe-4S double cluster binding domain-containing protein, which translates to MENGASLAGIARMEDIKKSASHTIYNQMGDYSGAGIINENDSPDNKLFSWPDSVKSVLVIGLSHPQDKPELDWWDGRGTSGNRILIDIIKRTSQEIENTLKIKTTKLHYFIEKGGIFLKDAAVLAGLGCIGKNNMLVTPSHGPRIRLRALGLDAELSPTGPVAFDPCTECKVYCRKICPENAISEKSAIFSTFEFSDSLPGRDGTYNRDLCSIRMEKDLNESSAGKDEKEPLVQYCRLCEYVCPAGKPRVSE; encoded by the coding sequence ATGGAAAACGGAGCCTCCCTTGCCGGTATAGCAAGGATGGAAGACATTAAAAAATCGGCATCTCATACCATATATAATCAAATGGGAGACTACTCAGGAGCGGGTATTATCAATGAGAATGATAGTCCTGATAATAAATTATTCTCCTGGCCTGATTCTGTAAAATCCGTACTCGTGATTGGACTTTCACATCCTCAGGATAAACCTGAACTTGACTGGTGGGATGGCAGAGGAACATCCGGTAACCGTATTTTGATTGACATCATAAAACGGACAAGCCAGGAAATTGAAAACACCTTGAAAATAAAGACCACGAAGCTCCATTATTTTATCGAAAAAGGAGGGATTTTTCTCAAAGATGCTGCGGTGCTGGCAGGGCTTGGGTGTATTGGAAAAAATAATATGCTGGTAACTCCGTCCCATGGTCCCCGAATTCGACTCAGGGCATTAGGTTTAGATGCTGAGCTTTCCCCCACCGGGCCTGTTGCCTTTGATCCCTGTACTGAATGTAAGGTTTATTGCAGAAAAATTTGCCCGGAAAATGCGATAAGCGAAAAATCTGCCATTTTCAGCACCTTTGAATTTTCTGACTCCCTGCCCGGAAGGGATGGCACTTACAACAGGGATCTCTGTAGCATAAGGATGGAAAAAGACCTGAACGAAAGCTCTGCGGGCAAGGACGAAAAGGAACCTTTGGTACAATATTGCAGGCTGTGTGAATATGTGTGTCCGGCAGGAAAACCGAGAGTTTCTGAATAA
- a CDS encoding DUF1566 domain-containing protein: protein MKKIIFALLFSVFFYGSPEAQLIAGKYKDNGDGTVTDTETDLQWMRCSLGQTWDGSTCTGEAKMFNWNNALAAASSHHFAGKSDWRVPAIEELNSLVYCSSGKRKVWQPGISGGACDEDYQKPTIHTDAFPHAPAEIFWSSTSNTNYRYAAWCLPFFNGSVTYDSKGIGGRVRLVRNGQ from the coding sequence ATGAAAAAAATAATTTTTGCTTTGTTGTTTTCTGTCTTTTTTTACGGTTCGCCTGAAGCACAGCTGATAGCTGGAAAATATAAAGACAACGGCGATGGCACCGTAACCGATACAGAAACAGATCTCCAGTGGATGCGATGCAGCCTGGGACAGACCTGGGATGGCAGTACCTGCACAGGTGAAGCGAAGATGTTTAACTGGAATAATGCTCTGGCAGCTGCCAGCTCACATCATTTTGCAGGAAAATCGGACTGGCGTGTACCTGCCATCGAAGAACTGAACAGCCTTGTATATTGTAGTTCGGGCAAAAGAAAGGTCTGGCAACCCGGAATAAGTGGAGGGGCCTGTGATGAAGATTACCAGAAACCCACCATCCATACAGATGCTTTTCCCCATGCCCCTGCAGAAATTTTCTGGTCTTCTACGTCCAATACCAACTACAGGTACGCTGCGTGGTGTCTTCCTTTTTTCAATGGCAGTGTTACCTATGATTCAAAGGGCATCGGGGGCCGGGTGCGTCTTGTACGTAACGGACAGTGA
- a CDS encoding carboxymuconolactone decarboxylase family protein, translating to MTLVTTVTPENATGIIKEGYDMFMKNVGTIPQPMQLMSLSPELFELQLKRIQYFSKHPKLSFALLGHIRYLASKTLDYSYCMDLNRHFLKKLGYDDDTLRIMEEDPGKSMLEENENAMLDFVIRAIKKPDSITPEDMAKLKEQGYEEQDMVEALAQGVGMIDHAIMMQVFRINQNCEMG from the coding sequence ATGACACTCGTAACCACAGTAACCCCGGAAAATGCAACAGGGATCATCAAGGAAGGCTATGACATGTTTATGAAAAACGTCGGAACCATCCCGCAGCCCATGCAACTGATGAGCCTCAGTCCGGAGCTGTTCGAGTTGCAGCTCAAGCGAATCCAGTATTTCAGCAAACATCCGAAACTGAGTTTCGCCCTGCTCGGCCACATCCGTTATCTGGCATCAAAAACCCTCGATTACAGCTACTGTATGGACCTCAACCGACATTTCCTGAAAAAATTGGGGTATGACGACGATACCCTCAGGATCATGGAGGAAGATCCCGGCAAATCCATGCTTGAGGAAAACGAAAACGCCATGCTCGACTTCGTTATCCGTGCAATAAAAAAGCCGGATTCTATCACTCCAGAGGATATGGCAAAACTGAAGGAACAGGGCTATGAAGAACAGGATATGGTTGAAGCACTTGCCCAGGGGGTAGGTATGATCGATCATGCCATCATGATGCAGGTCTTCCGGATCAACCAGAACTGTGAAATGGGCTAA
- a CDS encoding DUF2326 domain-containing protein: MQLISLEANKPSFNTVHFNPKGLTLIIGKSTSNDKNNTYNGVGKSLLLQIVNFCLGSNKIPAFEQYLSGWEFTLSFKVGDKKFTANRAAKNQNKIYLNDKEFGQTAFNAEMERMLVDIPEDSPYLTFRTVLSRFYRTGRGSYVSSLATAKEQPFSSLVNNAFLLELDLAYVYQKRNTRKRYQELEKFEKSFKNDPVIREYYTGDLDVEFEISRLTQDVKKLESDIKNYNVAENYAAIQAEADGMAEKLSQMKNRLYYLNTSIKNIKHSMNLYQDLDLEKVYNLYGEITEIFKEGTLQSLENVTAFHKSIHVKRSERLAKELRKLSATHLEEEKSKDELQKAFDEQMKLLAKSRALDFFSAINAKLIELKSKLSKLQDYKNISVHSKKEMAEAQKELSSQEVTTIEYLEAYKEQEHPVYLGFRDLVNEFYPEVPAGISIQNNEGNNQERFKISAKIQNDASDGINEVKIFCYDLNNLINSRVHRFQSIFHDSRLFSDIDPRQRAILLQLAHKLTKAYEKQYIATINEDQLTSLKDVLVEEEFEEIFGTVRLELKDDSPESKLLGVQIDMQYEKD, translated from the coding sequence ATGCAGTTAATTTCTCTAGAAGCGAATAAGCCATCTTTTAACACAGTTCATTTTAACCCCAAGGGTTTAACCCTAATTATTGGGAAAAGCACATCAAATGATAAAAATAATACATACAATGGTGTTGGGAAGTCATTGTTGCTCCAGATCGTTAATTTTTGCCTTGGTTCCAACAAAATTCCAGCATTTGAACAGTATTTATCGGGGTGGGAGTTTACTCTTAGCTTCAAGGTTGGTGATAAAAAGTTTACCGCAAACCGTGCTGCAAAAAATCAAAACAAGATTTATCTAAATGATAAGGAGTTCGGGCAAACTGCTTTCAATGCTGAAATGGAGCGGATGCTTGTAGATATACCTGAAGACTCACCATATCTTACTTTTAGGACTGTTCTTTCTCGTTTTTATCGTACAGGCCGGGGAAGTTATGTATCAAGCCTCGCAACTGCTAAAGAGCAGCCATTTTCATCCTTGGTAAATAATGCCTTCTTGCTTGAATTAGACCTTGCTTATGTCTATCAAAAACGAAACACGCGGAAACGTTACCAAGAGTTAGAAAAGTTCGAAAAGTCGTTCAAAAATGACCCAGTAATAAGGGAATACTACACTGGCGATTTAGATGTTGAATTTGAGATTTCTCGATTAACACAAGATGTAAAGAAACTAGAATCTGACATTAAAAACTATAACGTGGCAGAAAACTACGCGGCGATCCAAGCGGAAGCGGACGGTATGGCTGAAAAACTGTCACAAATGAAAAACAGGCTTTATTACTTAAACACTAGTATCAAAAATATAAAGCACAGTATGAACTTATATCAGGATTTGGACTTAGAGAAAGTTTATAATCTTTATGGTGAAATTACTGAAATATTTAAAGAAGGAACGCTACAATCGCTCGAAAATGTCACTGCATTCCATAAAAGTATTCATGTTAAACGAAGTGAACGATTAGCTAAAGAGCTTAGGAAGTTGTCTGCTACACATTTGGAAGAAGAAAAAAGCAAGGATGAGCTTCAGAAAGCTTTTGATGAGCAAATGAAATTGCTGGCAAAAAGTCGAGCGTTAGACTTTTTTTCTGCAATCAATGCCAAATTAATTGAACTAAAGAGCAAGCTTTCTAAACTGCAAGATTACAAGAATATTTCGGTACATTCTAAAAAAGAAATGGCAGAGGCGCAAAAGGAACTATCAAGCCAAGAAGTAACTACAATCGAGTATTTGGAAGCGTATAAAGAACAAGAGCATCCTGTCTATCTTGGATTTAGAGACCTGGTAAATGAGTTTTATCCTGAAGTACCTGCTGGCATTTCAATTCAAAATAACGAGGGCAACAACCAAGAACGATTCAAAATAAGTGCGAAAATTCAAAATGACGCTTCAGATGGAATTAACGAAGTTAAAATCTTCTGCTATGACTTAAACAACTTAATTAATTCCAGAGTTCATCGTTTTCAAAGTATTTTCCATGATAGTAGGTTGTTTAGTGATATAGACCCTAGACAAAGAGCAATATTGTTACAGCTTGCCCACAAATTGACTAAAGCATACGAAAAACAATATATAGCTACCATTAACGAAGATCAGTTAACATCTCTAAAAGATGTTCTTGTAGAAGAAGAATTTGAGGAAATATTTGGCACGGTAAGACTAGAGTTAAAAGACGATTCTCCGGAATCTAAGTTACTCGGTGTTCAGATAGATATGCAATACGAAAAAGATTGA
- a CDS encoding type IV toxin-antitoxin system AbiEi family antitoxin domain-containing protein, whose product MSRKKNRASAQDKAKEFIRQSGGIIKTSDALLAGIHPRVFYQLRDAGDLEQISRGVYRLTEMEAVSNPDFVIVAMRIPNCVISLVSALSFHEITTQIPHEVSVAIRKDSKAPIIDYPPVKFHKFSSDSFQAGIEEHQIDGIFVKVYSPEKTLADCFKFRNKIGMDIVLEALKLYKTRMTFDHKKIMEYAKICRVDRVMLPYLEASI is encoded by the coding sequence ATGTCCAGAAAGAAAAATCGGGCCAGTGCCCAGGATAAAGCCAAAGAGTTTATTCGCCAGAGCGGTGGGATTATAAAAACATCTGACGCGCTTTTGGCCGGAATTCATCCCAGAGTATTTTACCAGCTACGTGATGCCGGAGACCTTGAGCAGATCTCAAGGGGAGTTTATCGGCTAACGGAGATGGAAGCCGTATCGAACCCCGATTTTGTCATTGTTGCCATGAGAATTCCCAATTGTGTTATCAGCCTTGTTTCGGCACTGTCTTTTCACGAAATAACGACTCAGATCCCCCATGAAGTTTCTGTAGCAATACGAAAGGACAGCAAAGCTCCGATAATTGATTATCCTCCCGTAAAATTTCATAAATTCTCCAGCGATTCCTTTCAGGCCGGAATAGAGGAACACCAGATTGACGGCATCTTTGTGAAGGTTTACAGCCCGGAAAAAACACTGGCAGACTGCTTTAAGTTCCGCAATAAAATTGGAATGGATATCGTGCTTGAGGCTCTGAAGCTTTATAAAACCAGAATGACGTTTGACCATAAAAAAATTATGGAGTATGCCAAAATTTGCAGGGTGGATAGGGTCATGCTCCCCTATCTTGAGGCAAGCATATGA
- a CDS encoding nucleotidyl transferase AbiEii/AbiGii toxin family protein — protein MKSYQNISASVRQRLLNRSKADNRSFNELLQYYAMERFLYRLSLSCHSQDYILKGALMLRVWNAPEFRPTMDIDMLGRTWNQEKNIISQIRNILAVTVDPDGLSFDPESILAEKITEDADYEGVRVRFRGFLGTARITIQMDIGFGDIVYPEPERAELPCMLDFPAPSLLCYSRESAIAEKFEAMIKLGHLNSRMKDFYDIWLLSRQFQFELSNLAEAVKLTFGQRRTELKHPIEAFSAHFGLSRQTMWTAFCKRLKQDHVPASFQGITAAVESFLDPVIKGVSDDIVWKPAGPWS, from the coding sequence ATGAAATCTTATCAAAATATCTCTGCTTCAGTAAGACAGCGCCTCCTTAACCGGTCGAAAGCAGACAATCGCTCATTTAATGAACTGCTCCAGTACTATGCTATGGAGCGTTTCCTGTATCGTCTGTCCCTATCATGCCACTCACAGGATTACATCCTGAAAGGGGCTCTCATGCTCAGGGTATGGAATGCTCCGGAGTTCAGGCCGACCATGGACATTGATATGCTTGGAAGAACCTGGAACCAAGAGAAAAATATCATCTCTCAGATCCGTAACATTCTTGCTGTGACGGTTGATCCTGACGGTCTGAGTTTTGATCCGGAATCAATTCTGGCTGAAAAAATAACCGAAGATGCTGATTATGAAGGAGTTCGGGTAAGATTTCGTGGTTTTTTGGGAACCGCCAGAATCACGATACAAATGGATATTGGTTTTGGAGATATCGTCTATCCGGAACCTGAGAGGGCAGAGCTTCCATGTATGCTGGATTTCCCTGCCCCATCCTTACTTTGTTACAGCCGGGAGAGTGCCATTGCTGAAAAGTTTGAGGCAATGATCAAGCTTGGGCACTTGAACAGCCGTATGAAAGATTTTTATGATATCTGGCTTTTGTCCCGTCAGTTTCAATTTGAACTCAGCAATCTTGCAGAGGCTGTAAAGCTTACGTTCGGACAGCGCAGGACGGAATTAAAACATCCTATAGAAGCTTTTTCTGCGCATTTTGGCTTATCACGGCAAACCATGTGGACCGCATTTTGTAAAAGATTGAAACAGGATCACGTGCCTGCATCTTTTCAGGGCATAACGGCAGCAGTGGAATCGTTTTTAGATCCGGTCATTAAAGGTGTTTCGGACGACATTGTCTGGAAACCGGCAGGTCCTTGGTCATAA
- a CDS encoding LysR family transcriptional regulator, which produces MYNLEIKHLRMICALAESENMTRAAEKLFITQSALSQQLKDIETKLGTDLFFRTRKKMIITEGGRQLQKTAVEVLDAVERAERDISRKTRGEKGELKVGTQCIFCYKWLPQVLKLFHARFPHIEIEIGNSVELLEELEEKKFDLVISGAVSSTEIHTAVPLFEDQLVCVIPEDHPLAACRFLHLSDFGGVSLIAHADRARNRFYQQILKPAGVEPGRIMNVGAPQAILEMVMAGFGMAVLPRWAVAEILPVWPVTARPITRKGLPLTWHAVYLTRSNIPVYQQEFIRSISRLKVTEEGGAVVPPFF; this is translated from the coding sequence ATGTATAATCTCGAAATCAAACATCTACGCATGATATGTGCCCTGGCAGAGAGCGAAAACATGACCAGAGCTGCGGAAAAACTCTTCATAACCCAGTCCGCCTTGAGTCAGCAACTGAAGGATATTGAGACGAAGCTGGGAACGGATCTGTTTTTCCGGACACGCAAAAAAATGATCATCACCGAAGGCGGCAGACAGCTTCAGAAGACGGCGGTGGAGGTACTGGATGCGGTTGAGCGGGCCGAGCGGGACATTTCAAGGAAGACCCGGGGCGAAAAAGGAGAACTGAAGGTCGGCACCCAGTGTATCTTCTGTTATAAATGGCTGCCTCAGGTACTCAAGCTTTTTCATGCCCGGTTTCCCCATATAGAAATTGAGATTGGCAACAGCGTTGAACTGCTTGAAGAACTTGAAGAAAAAAAGTTCGATCTGGTAATCTCCGGAGCTGTTTCTTCCACCGAGATCCATACGGCTGTTCCGCTTTTTGAGGATCAGCTGGTTTGTGTCATTCCAGAGGATCATCCGCTGGCAGCCTGCCGATTCCTGCACCTGAGTGATTTTGGGGGTGTCAGTCTTATCGCCCATGCCGACAGGGCAAGGAACAGGTTCTATCAGCAGATTCTGAAACCGGCGGGTGTCGAACCCGGCAGGATCATGAATGTCGGTGCACCCCAGGCCATCCTTGAGATGGTGATGGCGGGTTTTGGTATGGCCGTTCTTCCTCGCTGGGCGGTGGCCGAGATCCTTCCTGTCTGGCCGGTCACAGCACGGCCCATAACCCGGAAGGGGCTGCCCCTTACCTGGCATGCCGTCTATCTGACCCGCAGCAACATTCCTGTTTATCAGCAGGAGTTCATCCGGAGTATCAGCCGGTTGAAGGTCACTGAAGAGGGGGGTGCGGTGGTGCCTCCCTTTTTTTAA
- a CDS encoding TIGR03768 family metallophosphoesterase — protein MNPLYLYKQLRLVLLSGLLIFFLWGCSAGNSDPIVYPIAADVQTTAQRTIVPYPPPATAIDLWEISKYDEYGYGKWTYGPGLPHDRRLDLMPNAYNGNDVVKKTKLLNFFTFTDIHITDKESPNQLIYIQSLHPKLPVGASIYSGVMLYTTHVLDAAMQTVNALHQQNPLDFGISLGDACNSAQYNEVRWFIDVMDGKVITPSSGAHLGADTIDYQKPYKAAGLDKSIPWYKTLGNHDIFWMGSIPVDYSLRKDLRQSYLSDEVFATGDVLSDPRNINRRDYYVGVLDGSTPYGDIKYAGPVENFNSPPKVTADPDRRALLRNEWMQEFFETSSLPAGHGFNMDDAKDGFACYSFIPKSNVPLKVIVLDNSQNEDSGSVDIHGHGFLDSKRWDWLKKELAEGSAAGQLMIIAAHVPIGVDETPNSPMGWWVNPQNAVTYPDLIAELQSHPNLIMWMSGHRHLNTVKAFVSSDATRPENGFWHVETSSLRDFPQQFRTFEIHLNKDATISIVTTNVDPAVLDGTPAAMSRKYAVATAQIVGTLDHVTKWNPTNDPTVKPMPTGSYNAELLVPLSPAMQEKLKNLF, from the coding sequence ATGAATCCATTGTATTTGTACAAACAGCTCCGTTTAGTCTTACTATCAGGCTTGCTGATTTTCTTTTTATGGGGCTGCTCAGCAGGTAATAGTGATCCTATAGTATACCCGATTGCCGCTGACGTGCAAACGACAGCTCAAAGGACTATCGTACCATACCCGCCCCCTGCGACTGCAATCGACCTATGGGAAATTTCCAAATATGATGAATACGGATATGGAAAATGGACCTATGGCCCTGGACTTCCCCACGACAGGCGTCTCGATCTTATGCCGAACGCTTACAATGGCAATGATGTTGTAAAAAAAACAAAACTCCTGAATTTCTTTACCTTCACTGATATTCATATTACCGATAAAGAATCTCCAAATCAGTTGATTTATATTCAAAGTCTGCATCCCAAGTTACCGGTGGGTGCATCAATCTATTCAGGAGTCATGCTTTATACCACGCATGTGCTTGATGCTGCCATGCAGACAGTCAATGCACTTCATCAGCAAAACCCCCTGGACTTCGGTATCTCTCTGGGCGATGCCTGCAACTCCGCACAGTACAACGAAGTACGATGGTTCATCGATGTCATGGACGGTAAGGTCATAACCCCCAGTTCAGGCGCACATCTTGGAGCCGATACCATTGATTATCAGAAACCTTACAAGGCGGCAGGACTGGATAAGTCCATCCCCTGGTATAAGACGCTGGGTAATCACGATATCTTCTGGATGGGATCCATACCCGTGGACTACAGCCTGCGTAAGGATCTTCGGCAATCCTATCTTTCCGATGAAGTCTTTGCCACGGGTGATGTCCTGAGTGACCCCCGAAATATTAACCGTCGTGATTACTACGTCGGTGTGCTTGATGGTTCGACACCCTATGGGGATATCAAGTATGCAGGGCCTGTCGAAAACTTCAACAGCCCACCGAAAGTAACTGCTGATCCAGACCGCCGTGCGCTTTTGCGAAATGAGTGGATGCAGGAATTTTTTGAAACCTCTTCCCTACCGGCAGGTCACGGTTTCAATATGGATGATGCTAAAGATGGATTTGCCTGCTACAGCTTTATTCCGAAGTCGAATGTTCCGCTCAAGGTGATTGTGCTGGACAACTCACAGAACGAAGACAGTGGTTCCGTCGATATTCACGGTCATGGTTTTTTGGATTCCAAACGTTGGGATTGGCTTAAAAAAGAACTGGCCGAGGGTTCGGCGGCGGGACAGCTCATGATTATTGCTGCCCACGTTCCTATCGGTGTTGACGAGACGCCAAATTCCCCGATGGGCTGGTGGGTCAATCCGCAAAATGCCGTCACTTATCCGGATCTCATTGCGGAGCTTCAAAGCCATCCGAACCTGATTATGTGGATGTCCGGTCATCGTCATTTGAATACCGTTAAGGCTTTTGTCTCATCTGATGCAACCAGACCGGAAAACGGCTTCTGGCATGTGGAGACATCATCTCTTAGGGACTTTCCGCAGCAATTCAGAACGTTTGAAATTCATTTAAACAAGGATGCTACCATCTCTATAGTGACCACCAACGTTGATCCGGCGGTTCTTGATGGAACGCCTGCGGCAATGTCACGGAAATATGCCGTTGCGACAGCACAGATTGTCGGAACCCTGGATCATGTGACAAAATGGAATCCAACAAATGATCCCACAGTGAAGCCCATGCCAACCGGGTCTTACAACGCAGAGTTACTGGTTCCCCTAAGCCCAGCCATGCAGGAAAAACTGAAAAACTTATTTTGA
- a CDS encoding GNAT family N-acetyltransferase: MDIVKVTSSNLHIYLNLCQSYEGEFSSITRKKPNPDGLFELDTPIGSHVSGYLLYDGAKPLGFMAVDIQSDGNSFEICEFYIVPACRKKGLGRDFVNHIFRMHKGIWEVKQISGAEYATEFWRKVIQEFTGGKFQEDSHTDAYWGKIIRHRFRSV, encoded by the coding sequence ATGGACATTGTGAAAGTCACCAGTTCCAATCTGCATATTTATCTGAACCTGTGTCAGAGTTATGAAGGTGAATTTTCTTCCATAACACGTAAAAAACCGAACCCGGATGGCTTGTTTGAACTGGATACTCCTATCGGCAGCCATGTTTCAGGTTATCTGCTGTATGACGGGGCAAAACCCCTTGGGTTCATGGCTGTAGATATACAATCTGACGGGAACTCCTTTGAAATCTGTGAATTTTATATTGTACCAGCCTGTAGAAAAAAAGGACTGGGAAGAGATTTTGTCAATCATATTTTCCGCATGCACAAGGGCATATGGGAAGTGAAGCAGATAAGCGGGGCTGAGTATGCCACAGAATTCTGGCGCAAGGTTATTCAAGAGTTTACGGGAGGAAAATTTCAGGAAGATTCCCATACAGACGCCTACTGGGGCAAAATCATAAGACATCGGTTTCGTTCTGTTTAA